The window TGTTCTAATACCAAATTCACTATCGCACTTTTCTATTGCTGTAACCGGGGAATGTGTTATAATTTCAATATCATGACTGGCACAGTACTGTGCTACCAATTGAGCCATATCGCTGTCAATTGCCTGCGGCAGTACCTCTTTTGCTTCAATAACGGTTACTGCAAGGCCATACGCTTTCAGGGCATAAGCAACTTCCAGGCCAATAGCTCCTGCACCAATAACTATCGCCCTAACCTTTCCCTGTATGTCTTTTTTTATCCGCTTCAAATCTTCAATGCTGCTTAAGGTATACACCCCTTTGTTTATATACCGTTCAATATCAGAAATCGGCGGTAACAGCGGCTTGTAGCCGGTACACAGTATAACCGTATCATATAGCAGGGTGATTTTTTTGTCATCACGGTGTGCCACTATTTCTTTTTTTTCAGCATCAATGCTGTGAACAATACCTTTCACTTTTTCCACATTCATTCTGGATAGAAATATATCCTGTTGCAAATCGTGTTCATTGACCGTGCCTTCAAGAGCATACGGCAACCCACAGGGATGGACAATATCTTTATCTTTGGGGTCTATCACAACAACATGAGCTTTAGGATTAATCCGCTTGATTGTCACCAGTGCTGCAAAACCTGCGGAACCCAATCCGGCAATAATTATCTTTTTTTGTTCCATTGATGATTCTCACTTTAAAAAATTATACCAATAACTATCTCATATTTGTTCACTATTAAAAACATTCCATGATAATTAAGGAAATAGTATACTATATACAGAGAATGGAAGAATAATTTTTTTAGAGTGTAAATTGTACGCATCTATTCGTCAATAAAAATTATTTCAATTTTATACCTTAAATTCCTGCACCATAATTTTTAATTTTTCAGTCAAACTATTTATTCCAATAACTATTGTGTTAATATCTTTAACAAGTTGCGATAATTCATCAGAAACAGTGTTTATGCTTTGCAAGGTATTACCCGCCTGGGCAACAAGCTCTGATTGCTCTTTTGATGATTGTGAAATATTTGTGATTAATACACTAAACTTTTGTGCAAGGATTACCAATTCACTCATTTGGTTTTGCATACTGTTTATCAGTGCAGATGAGGTTTCTACTTCTCTATTTACCTGGGACATTGCATTTGCAGTACTGGCAATATCTTTAATTATGCGCTGTGTCATGGCAGAAATTTCCTTGGTGGCTGTACTTGTCCTATCAGCTAATTTACTCACCTCATCTGAAACAACAGCAAAACCCCTGCCATGTTCACCTGCGCGTGCTGCTTCAATAGCCGCATTTAAAGCTAATAGGTTAGTCTGGTCAGCTATCTCTTCAATTGTTTCGGCTATCTCATAAATTCTTTTGCTTGACTGGCTTAATGAAGATACTTCCTGTGAAGACATCTGCACAACCTGTGAAATTTGATTCATACTTGTAATTGCCCTTTTTATTAACTGGCTGCTATCCGTTGCAGCATGAATCGTTGTATCAGCAAGCTTTTGAATATCTTCTGATTCGCGTGCATTCTTTTTAAACCATTGTGTCATAGAATGGATAATACTTGACGCTTTGCTTGCTACATCAAGCTGCACATTCACACCGTTTTGTATTGCATCGGTACTCTGTTTGATTGTATCACTGTATTGTGTAAGGGATTGCGATAGTTCCTTAAACTGCTGTATTGCCTGTCGTAAATTTGCCACCATGACACTAAATGACCGCTCAAGTGCTCCTGCAGCACCATCTGATGATGTAGCGATAGTTACTGTGAGGTCACCTTGTGCAATAACAGCTGCAATATTGGCAAGTGCCTGTATTTCATCAACCTGCGCATTGGTAAGCTGAGCACGCAAATTAAATTCTCTTTTTAACTGTGAATACCGCAAGTAGCTAAAGCTTGTCACAATCACCACAGTACCTATCATAAAAAAAAGATTGTTAATCATACTTATATAATCAATAGTGTTAGCCAAAAACACATTCATCCCTACATACATGCCTAATACCGCTAGCCCATTTGCAAGAGAATGTACAAACTGCCAGGGTGTAAGCAAATTAACCCCAATAATGACAAGATTAAGACCCGCGTA is drawn from Spirochaetota bacterium and contains these coding sequences:
- a CDS encoding FAD-dependent oxidoreductase, with amino-acid sequence MEQKKIIIAGLGSAGFAALVTIKRINPKAHVVVIDPKDKDIVHPCGLPYALEGTVNEHDLQQDIFLSRMNVEKVKGIVHSIDAEKKEIVAHRDDKKITLLYDTVILCTGYKPLLPPISDIERYINKGVYTLSSIEDLKRIKKDIQGKVRAIVIGAGAIGLEVAYALKAYGLAVTVIEAKEVLPQAIDSDMAQLVAQYCASHDIEIITHSPVTAIEKCDSEFGIRTPGKDYTADIVIVATGFAANCDWAINSSFETGRWGVIVNEHLEVKPSLYAAGDCIQNWSVIDKKPFPVKLATSAYKQGIIAAEHAMGMHSAYKGTAGTFVTKVGELEIAATGFSTQVAQERGFSVIAGKISATVKPEYFPENERLTFKVLCDTTGKLLGAQAIGSGATARINIISLAIEHGLTLDDILRFEMAYCPAVSEVNDILFKACEFAKRRMK
- a CDS encoding methyl-accepting chemotaxis protein, with the translated sequence MHSISDTNFTVYLNELIHSWLKTLILLGSILVPGFLILDYVITPHELFPRFVVYRFISTALLVIQYVVLRISKPGRFSFIHGYIATLNTGFVIARMTVDLGGFSSGYYAGLNLVIIGVNLLTPWQFVHSLANGLAVLGMYVGMNVFLANTIDYISMINNLFFMIGTVVIVTSFSYLRYSQLKREFNLRAQLTNAQVDEIQALANIAAVIAQGDLTVTIATSSDGAAGALERSFSVMVANLRQAIQQFKELSQSLTQYSDTIKQSTDAIQNGVNVQLDVASKASSIIHSMTQWFKKNARESEDIQKLADTTIHAATDSSQLIKRAITSMNQISQVVQMSSQEVSSLSQSSKRIYEIAETIEEIADQTNLLALNAAIEAARAGEHGRGFAVVSDEVSKLADRTSTATKEISAMTQRIIKDIASTANAMSQVNREVETSSALINSMQNQMSELVILAQKFSVLITNISQSSKEQSELVAQAGNTLQSINTVSDELSQLVKDINTIVIGINSLTEKLKIMVQEFKV